From Scomber scombrus chromosome 9, fScoSco1.1, whole genome shotgun sequence, one genomic window encodes:
- the tnip1 gene encoding TNFAIP3-interacting protein 1 isoform X2, whose amino-acid sequence MEGKGPYRIYDPGGSEVKAREEAGGGSSYRQLLEENSILRERMKGLKSLGDLLEESQSEASRLRQRVEELVRDNEALKSSSFAASLCTGGPAQTETQNQGKPCLHPTAEQKEEPASCLGKALQPEKPNAGSVAGVIPLLPQENIELASQLKRLESSFSIFAEESNPNQLLAHLGRMAVEFHHLSSKVQKNEQRTSLLQTLCEQLRQENNELRKKMEDDHHIRNRDLEQLRQENQKLKELVTGGPAAAASAALSDTEEAKEEPAKEESAAVRPKMEASTPQKSGKAAEKTPTKPCDVEVYEKKIKLLEKQRKDVLEVNKQWDIQWNSMKSQFEQKITDLRQRLAESQKTVLELEAEREQRQRDYDKKLLLAKSKIENVQGEKECLNSETTELKQKVRYLQDQLLPLSKQREYQEKEIQRLNRALEEALNLHTPSSSQQPPGQGNFADAANNLKKQELLTQIAVLKEQVKIFEEDFRKERSDRERMNEEKEDLRRQVERLQGQITNLTNQLHQAQNECQRERTERCKLERLQMQHHKQGQQQERRTSDPTSGSVNGPLSPPYCGPFVQVGPQGLEGWPIHFPPRMPNAAAAAAAPPPVRDFQPVTPGFPWQSSFPQSRGARAVGESSRPPPENADQSAAAAAAAAAAAAAAGFGKRERQNIDPGKH is encoded by the exons ATGGAAGGGAAAGGCCCGTACCGCATCTATGATCCGGGTGGGAGTGAGGTCAAGGCCAGGGAGGAGGCCGGAGGGGGAAGCAGCTATCGACAGCTACTGGAGGAGAACAGCATACTGAGGGAGAGGATGAAGGGGCTTAAGAGCCTAG GTGATTTGCTGGAAGAGTCTCAATCAGAGGCATCAAGGCTTCGACAGAGAGTGGAGGAACTTGTAAGAGACAACGAGGCCCTCAAGTCCTCCAGCTTTGCAGCTAGTCTGTGTACTGGAGGGCCCGCTCAGACTGAGACACAAA ATCAGGGTAAACCCTGTTTGCACCCCACTGCTGAGCAGAAGGAGGAGCCAGCAAGCTGTTTAGGGAAGGCCCTCCAGCCCGAGAAGCCAAAT GCCGGGTCAGTGGCAGGAGTAATCCCCCTTCTGCCTCAGGAGAACATCGAGCTAGCAAGCCAGCTGAAGAGATTAGAGAGCTCCTTCAGCATATTCGCAGAGGAGTCCAACCCAAACCAGCTGTTAGCTCACCTCGGTCGCATGGCTGTGGAGTTTCACCATCTTTCCTCTAAAGTCCAAAAGAATGAACAGAGGACCTCCCTCCTACAG ACTCTCTGTGAGCAGCTCAGGCAGGAGAACAATGAGCTTCGAAAGAAAATGGAAGATGATCATCATATCAGGAATCGAGACTTGGAACAGCTGAG ACAGGAGAATCAGAAATTAAAGGAGCTGGTCACCGGagggccagcagcagcagcatctgcaGCACTGTCTGACACTGAAGAGGCCAAAGAGGAGCCAGCGAAGGAGGAATCAGCTGCTGTAAGACCTAAGATGGAGGCCAGCACACCACAGAAG AGTGGAAAAGCTGCAGAGAAAACCCCAACTAAACCATGTGATGTAGAGGTGTATGAAAAGAAGATCAAGCTTTTGGAGAAGCAGAGAAAGGAT GTACTGGAGGTGAACAAGCAGTGGGACATTCAGTGGAACTCCATGAAGTCACAGTTTGAACAGAAG ATCACAGACCTCAGACAACGGCTCGCTGAGTCCCAGAAGACTGTGCTTGAACTGGAAGCGGAGCGAGAGCAGAGGCAGCGCGACTATGACAAGAAGCTGCTGCTGGCCAAGTCCAAGATTGAAAATGTACAG GGGGAGAAGGAATGTCTAAACTCTGAGACCACTGAGCTAAAGCAGAAGGTTCGCTACTTGCAGGATCAACTGCTGCCCCTCAGCAAACAGAGAGAGTACCAGGAGAAGGAGATCCAACGCCTCAACAGG GCTTTAGAAGAAGCCTTAAACCTGCACACCCCTTCATCCTCCCAACAACCGCCTGGCCAGGGTAACTTTGCCGATGCAGCCAATAACCTGAAGAAACAGGAACTGCTCACTCAAATTGCTGTACTAAAGGAACAG GTGAAAATCTTTGAAGAAGACTTCAGAAAAGAGCGGAGTGACAGGGAGCGAATgaatgaggaaaaagaagacTTGAGGCGACAAGTTGAGAGACTGCAGGGTCAGATTACTAATTTGACCAATCAG CTTCATCAGGCACAAAACGAGTGTCAGAGAGAACGCACAGAGAGGTGTAAACTGGAGCGACTGCAGATGCAGCATCACAAACAG GGGCAGCAGCAGGAAAGACGTACCTCAGACCCCACGTCAGGCTCAGTGAACGGCCCGCTGAGCCCTCCCTACTGTGGTCCCTTTGTGCAGGTGGGACCGCAGGGCCTTGAGGGCTGGCCCATACACTTCCCTCCCCGGATGCCCAATGCAGCCGCAGCCGCCGCAGCACCGCCCCCTGTACGAGACTTCCAGCCTGTTACCCCG GGTTTTCCTTGGCAGTCGTCATTCCCACAGTCCAGAGGGGCCAGAGCAGTAGGGGAGAGTTCAAGACCACCACCAGAGAATGCAG atcagtctgcagcagcagcagcagcagcagcagctgcagccgcAGCAGCAGGATTTGGAAAAAGGGAGCGACAGAACATTGACCCTGGAAAGCACTAA
- the tnip1 gene encoding TNFAIP3-interacting protein 1 isoform X4: MEGKGPYRIYDPGGSEVKAREEAGGGSSYRQLLEENSILRERMKGLKSLGDLLEESQSEASRLRQRVEELVRDNEALKSSSFAASLCTGGPAQTETQNQGKPCLHPTAEQKEEPASCLGKALQPEKPNEALSEFEVVNMEGKTSEALTAGSVAGVIPLLPQENIELASQLKRLESSFSIFAEESNPNQLLAHLGRMAVEFHHLSSKVQKNEQRTSLLQTLCEQLRQENNELRKKMEDDHHIRNRDLEQLRQENQKLKELVTGGPAAAASAALSDTEEAKEEPAKEESAAVRPKMEASTPQKSGKAAEKTPTKPCDVEVYEKKIKLLEKQRKDVLEVNKQWDIQWNSMKSQFEQKITDLRQRLAESQKTVLELEAEREQRQRDYDKKLLLAKSKIENVQGEKECLNSETTELKQKVRYLQDQLLPLSKQREYQEKEIQRLNRALEEALNLHTPSSSQQPPGQGNFADAANNLKKQELLTQIAVLKEQVKIFEEDFRKERSDRERMNEEKEDLRRQVERLQGQITNLTNQLHQAQNECQRERTERCKLERLQMQHHKQGFPWQSSFPQSRGARAVGESSRPPPENADQSAAAAAAAAAAAAAAGFGKRERQNIDPGKH; this comes from the exons ATGGAAGGGAAAGGCCCGTACCGCATCTATGATCCGGGTGGGAGTGAGGTCAAGGCCAGGGAGGAGGCCGGAGGGGGAAGCAGCTATCGACAGCTACTGGAGGAGAACAGCATACTGAGGGAGAGGATGAAGGGGCTTAAGAGCCTAG GTGATTTGCTGGAAGAGTCTCAATCAGAGGCATCAAGGCTTCGACAGAGAGTGGAGGAACTTGTAAGAGACAACGAGGCCCTCAAGTCCTCCAGCTTTGCAGCTAGTCTGTGTACTGGAGGGCCCGCTCAGACTGAGACACAAA ATCAGGGTAAACCCTGTTTGCACCCCACTGCTGAGCAGAAGGAGGAGCCAGCAAGCTGTTTAGGGAAGGCCCTCCAGCCCGAGAAGCCAAAT GAGGCCTTGTCAGAGTTTGAGGTGGTGAATATGGAGGGGAAGACATCAGAAGCCTTGACT GCCGGGTCAGTGGCAGGAGTAATCCCCCTTCTGCCTCAGGAGAACATCGAGCTAGCAAGCCAGCTGAAGAGATTAGAGAGCTCCTTCAGCATATTCGCAGAGGAGTCCAACCCAAACCAGCTGTTAGCTCACCTCGGTCGCATGGCTGTGGAGTTTCACCATCTTTCCTCTAAAGTCCAAAAGAATGAACAGAGGACCTCCCTCCTACAG ACTCTCTGTGAGCAGCTCAGGCAGGAGAACAATGAGCTTCGAAAGAAAATGGAAGATGATCATCATATCAGGAATCGAGACTTGGAACAGCTGAG ACAGGAGAATCAGAAATTAAAGGAGCTGGTCACCGGagggccagcagcagcagcatctgcaGCACTGTCTGACACTGAAGAGGCCAAAGAGGAGCCAGCGAAGGAGGAATCAGCTGCTGTAAGACCTAAGATGGAGGCCAGCACACCACAGAAG AGTGGAAAAGCTGCAGAGAAAACCCCAACTAAACCATGTGATGTAGAGGTGTATGAAAAGAAGATCAAGCTTTTGGAGAAGCAGAGAAAGGAT GTACTGGAGGTGAACAAGCAGTGGGACATTCAGTGGAACTCCATGAAGTCACAGTTTGAACAGAAG ATCACAGACCTCAGACAACGGCTCGCTGAGTCCCAGAAGACTGTGCTTGAACTGGAAGCGGAGCGAGAGCAGAGGCAGCGCGACTATGACAAGAAGCTGCTGCTGGCCAAGTCCAAGATTGAAAATGTACAG GGGGAGAAGGAATGTCTAAACTCTGAGACCACTGAGCTAAAGCAGAAGGTTCGCTACTTGCAGGATCAACTGCTGCCCCTCAGCAAACAGAGAGAGTACCAGGAGAAGGAGATCCAACGCCTCAACAGG GCTTTAGAAGAAGCCTTAAACCTGCACACCCCTTCATCCTCCCAACAACCGCCTGGCCAGGGTAACTTTGCCGATGCAGCCAATAACCTGAAGAAACAGGAACTGCTCACTCAAATTGCTGTACTAAAGGAACAG GTGAAAATCTTTGAAGAAGACTTCAGAAAAGAGCGGAGTGACAGGGAGCGAATgaatgaggaaaaagaagacTTGAGGCGACAAGTTGAGAGACTGCAGGGTCAGATTACTAATTTGACCAATCAG CTTCATCAGGCACAAAACGAGTGTCAGAGAGAACGCACAGAGAGGTGTAAACTGGAGCGACTGCAGATGCAGCATCACAAACAG GGTTTTCCTTGGCAGTCGTCATTCCCACAGTCCAGAGGGGCCAGAGCAGTAGGGGAGAGTTCAAGACCACCACCAGAGAATGCAG atcagtctgcagcagcagcagcagcagcagcagctgcagccgcAGCAGCAGGATTTGGAAAAAGGGAGCGACAGAACATTGACCCTGGAAAGCACTAA
- the gpx3 gene encoding glutathione peroxidase 3 → MMSVLLPLLLLLGLLRPCTAVGDSLTQSCDASIDGTIYKYQARTLNGNHTINFSDYAGKSVLFINVATYUGYTFQYVELNALHEELKPDGLTILGFPCNQFGKQEPGQRHEILPALKHVRPGNGFVPNFLLFEKGDVNGRDEQAVFTFLKSSCPPVGENFYNPYGRLFWEPLKLSDIKWNFEKFLVGPNGKPVMRWHPSVNISEIRSDIRRHLFQLYTQQVFQ, encoded by the exons ATGATGTCGGTCCTcctgccactgctgctgctgctcggtTTGCTGCGACCCTGCACCGCCGTTGGAGACTCGCTCACCCAG TCATGTGACGCATCCATAGATGGCACCATATACAAATACCAGGCAAGGACCCTAAATGGGAATCACACAATAAACTTCAGTGACTACGCTGGAAAGAGTGTCCTCTTCATCAATGTGGCTACATACTGAGGATACACCTTCCAGTATGTGG AACTGAATGCACTACACGAGGAGTTGAAACCAGACGGACTTACTATATTAGGCTTCCCCTGCAACCAGTTTGGGAAACAGGAACCGGGGCAAAGACATGAAATTCTGCCAGCTTTAAA GCATGTCAGACCAGGCAATGGATTTGTTCCAAACTTCCTGCTGTTTGAGAAAGGTGACGTGAATGGAAGAGATGAGCAAGCGGTTTTCACTTTCCTTAAG AGCTCCTGCCCGCCAGTTGGAGAAAACTTCTATAACCCCTATGGCAGATTGTTCTGGGAGCCTCTTAAGCTCAGTGACATCAAGTGGAACTTTGAAAAGTTCCTGGTGGGGCCCAACGGGAAGCCAGTAATGAGGTGGCACCCAAGCGTCAACATTTCTGAGATACGATCCGACATTCGCAGACACCTGTTCCAGCTATACACACAGCAGGTTTTTCAGTAG
- the tnip1 gene encoding TNFAIP3-interacting protein 1 isoform X3: MEGKGPYRIYDPGGSEVKAREEAGGGSSYRQLLEENSILRERMKGLKSLGDLLEESQSEASRLRQRVEELVRDNEALKSSSFAASLCTGGPAQTETQNQGKPCLHPTAEQKEEPASCLGKALQPEKPNEALSEFEVVNMEGKTSEALTAGSVAGVIPLLPQENIELASQLKRLESSFSIFAEESNPNQLLAHLGRMAVEFHHLSSKVQKNEQRTSLLQTLCEQLRQENNELRKKMEDDHHIRNRDLEQLRQENQKLKELVTGGPAAAASAALSDTEEAKEEPAKEESAAVRPKMEASTPQKSGKAAEKTPTKPCDVEVYEKKIKLLEKQRKDVLEVNKQWDIQWNSMKSQFEQKITDLRQRLAESQKTVLELEAEREQRQRDYDKKLLLAKSKIENVQGEKECLNSETTELKQKVRYLQDQLLPLSKQREYQEKEIQRLNRALEEALNLHTPSSSQQPPGQGNFADAANNLKKQELLTQIAVLKEQVKIFEEDFRKERSDRERMNEEKEDLRRQVERLQGQITNLTNQLHQAQNECQRERTERCKLERLQMQHHKQVGPQGLEGWPIHFPPRMPNAAAAAAAPPPVRDFQPVTPGFPWQSSFPQSRGARAVGESSRPPPENADQSAAAAAAAAAAAAAAGFGKRERQNIDPGKH; this comes from the exons ATGGAAGGGAAAGGCCCGTACCGCATCTATGATCCGGGTGGGAGTGAGGTCAAGGCCAGGGAGGAGGCCGGAGGGGGAAGCAGCTATCGACAGCTACTGGAGGAGAACAGCATACTGAGGGAGAGGATGAAGGGGCTTAAGAGCCTAG GTGATTTGCTGGAAGAGTCTCAATCAGAGGCATCAAGGCTTCGACAGAGAGTGGAGGAACTTGTAAGAGACAACGAGGCCCTCAAGTCCTCCAGCTTTGCAGCTAGTCTGTGTACTGGAGGGCCCGCTCAGACTGAGACACAAA ATCAGGGTAAACCCTGTTTGCACCCCACTGCTGAGCAGAAGGAGGAGCCAGCAAGCTGTTTAGGGAAGGCCCTCCAGCCCGAGAAGCCAAAT GAGGCCTTGTCAGAGTTTGAGGTGGTGAATATGGAGGGGAAGACATCAGAAGCCTTGACT GCCGGGTCAGTGGCAGGAGTAATCCCCCTTCTGCCTCAGGAGAACATCGAGCTAGCAAGCCAGCTGAAGAGATTAGAGAGCTCCTTCAGCATATTCGCAGAGGAGTCCAACCCAAACCAGCTGTTAGCTCACCTCGGTCGCATGGCTGTGGAGTTTCACCATCTTTCCTCTAAAGTCCAAAAGAATGAACAGAGGACCTCCCTCCTACAG ACTCTCTGTGAGCAGCTCAGGCAGGAGAACAATGAGCTTCGAAAGAAAATGGAAGATGATCATCATATCAGGAATCGAGACTTGGAACAGCTGAG ACAGGAGAATCAGAAATTAAAGGAGCTGGTCACCGGagggccagcagcagcagcatctgcaGCACTGTCTGACACTGAAGAGGCCAAAGAGGAGCCAGCGAAGGAGGAATCAGCTGCTGTAAGACCTAAGATGGAGGCCAGCACACCACAGAAG AGTGGAAAAGCTGCAGAGAAAACCCCAACTAAACCATGTGATGTAGAGGTGTATGAAAAGAAGATCAAGCTTTTGGAGAAGCAGAGAAAGGAT GTACTGGAGGTGAACAAGCAGTGGGACATTCAGTGGAACTCCATGAAGTCACAGTTTGAACAGAAG ATCACAGACCTCAGACAACGGCTCGCTGAGTCCCAGAAGACTGTGCTTGAACTGGAAGCGGAGCGAGAGCAGAGGCAGCGCGACTATGACAAGAAGCTGCTGCTGGCCAAGTCCAAGATTGAAAATGTACAG GGGGAGAAGGAATGTCTAAACTCTGAGACCACTGAGCTAAAGCAGAAGGTTCGCTACTTGCAGGATCAACTGCTGCCCCTCAGCAAACAGAGAGAGTACCAGGAGAAGGAGATCCAACGCCTCAACAGG GCTTTAGAAGAAGCCTTAAACCTGCACACCCCTTCATCCTCCCAACAACCGCCTGGCCAGGGTAACTTTGCCGATGCAGCCAATAACCTGAAGAAACAGGAACTGCTCACTCAAATTGCTGTACTAAAGGAACAG GTGAAAATCTTTGAAGAAGACTTCAGAAAAGAGCGGAGTGACAGGGAGCGAATgaatgaggaaaaagaagacTTGAGGCGACAAGTTGAGAGACTGCAGGGTCAGATTACTAATTTGACCAATCAG CTTCATCAGGCACAAAACGAGTGTCAGAGAGAACGCACAGAGAGGTGTAAACTGGAGCGACTGCAGATGCAGCATCACAAACAG GTGGGACCGCAGGGCCTTGAGGGCTGGCCCATACACTTCCCTCCCCGGATGCCCAATGCAGCCGCAGCCGCCGCAGCACCGCCCCCTGTACGAGACTTCCAGCCTGTTACCCCG GGTTTTCCTTGGCAGTCGTCATTCCCACAGTCCAGAGGGGCCAGAGCAGTAGGGGAGAGTTCAAGACCACCACCAGAGAATGCAG atcagtctgcagcagcagcagcagcagcagcagctgcagccgcAGCAGCAGGATTTGGAAAAAGGGAGCGACAGAACATTGACCCTGGAAAGCACTAA
- the tnip1 gene encoding TNFAIP3-interacting protein 1 isoform X1 — protein sequence MEGKGPYRIYDPGGSEVKAREEAGGGSSYRQLLEENSILRERMKGLKSLGDLLEESQSEASRLRQRVEELVRDNEALKSSSFAASLCTGGPAQTETQNQGKPCLHPTAEQKEEPASCLGKALQPEKPNEALSEFEVVNMEGKTSEALTAGSVAGVIPLLPQENIELASQLKRLESSFSIFAEESNPNQLLAHLGRMAVEFHHLSSKVQKNEQRTSLLQTLCEQLRQENNELRKKMEDDHHIRNRDLEQLRQENQKLKELVTGGPAAAASAALSDTEEAKEEPAKEESAAVRPKMEASTPQKSGKAAEKTPTKPCDVEVYEKKIKLLEKQRKDVLEVNKQWDIQWNSMKSQFEQKITDLRQRLAESQKTVLELEAEREQRQRDYDKKLLLAKSKIENVQGEKECLNSETTELKQKVRYLQDQLLPLSKQREYQEKEIQRLNRALEEALNLHTPSSSQQPPGQGNFADAANNLKKQELLTQIAVLKEQVKIFEEDFRKERSDRERMNEEKEDLRRQVERLQGQITNLTNQLHQAQNECQRERTERCKLERLQMQHHKQGQQQERRTSDPTSGSVNGPLSPPYCGPFVQVGPQGLEGWPIHFPPRMPNAAAAAAAPPPVRDFQPVTPGFPWQSSFPQSRGARAVGESSRPPPENADQSAAAAAAAAAAAAAAGFGKRERQNIDPGKH from the exons ATGGAAGGGAAAGGCCCGTACCGCATCTATGATCCGGGTGGGAGTGAGGTCAAGGCCAGGGAGGAGGCCGGAGGGGGAAGCAGCTATCGACAGCTACTGGAGGAGAACAGCATACTGAGGGAGAGGATGAAGGGGCTTAAGAGCCTAG GTGATTTGCTGGAAGAGTCTCAATCAGAGGCATCAAGGCTTCGACAGAGAGTGGAGGAACTTGTAAGAGACAACGAGGCCCTCAAGTCCTCCAGCTTTGCAGCTAGTCTGTGTACTGGAGGGCCCGCTCAGACTGAGACACAAA ATCAGGGTAAACCCTGTTTGCACCCCACTGCTGAGCAGAAGGAGGAGCCAGCAAGCTGTTTAGGGAAGGCCCTCCAGCCCGAGAAGCCAAAT GAGGCCTTGTCAGAGTTTGAGGTGGTGAATATGGAGGGGAAGACATCAGAAGCCTTGACT GCCGGGTCAGTGGCAGGAGTAATCCCCCTTCTGCCTCAGGAGAACATCGAGCTAGCAAGCCAGCTGAAGAGATTAGAGAGCTCCTTCAGCATATTCGCAGAGGAGTCCAACCCAAACCAGCTGTTAGCTCACCTCGGTCGCATGGCTGTGGAGTTTCACCATCTTTCCTCTAAAGTCCAAAAGAATGAACAGAGGACCTCCCTCCTACAG ACTCTCTGTGAGCAGCTCAGGCAGGAGAACAATGAGCTTCGAAAGAAAATGGAAGATGATCATCATATCAGGAATCGAGACTTGGAACAGCTGAG ACAGGAGAATCAGAAATTAAAGGAGCTGGTCACCGGagggccagcagcagcagcatctgcaGCACTGTCTGACACTGAAGAGGCCAAAGAGGAGCCAGCGAAGGAGGAATCAGCTGCTGTAAGACCTAAGATGGAGGCCAGCACACCACAGAAG AGTGGAAAAGCTGCAGAGAAAACCCCAACTAAACCATGTGATGTAGAGGTGTATGAAAAGAAGATCAAGCTTTTGGAGAAGCAGAGAAAGGAT GTACTGGAGGTGAACAAGCAGTGGGACATTCAGTGGAACTCCATGAAGTCACAGTTTGAACAGAAG ATCACAGACCTCAGACAACGGCTCGCTGAGTCCCAGAAGACTGTGCTTGAACTGGAAGCGGAGCGAGAGCAGAGGCAGCGCGACTATGACAAGAAGCTGCTGCTGGCCAAGTCCAAGATTGAAAATGTACAG GGGGAGAAGGAATGTCTAAACTCTGAGACCACTGAGCTAAAGCAGAAGGTTCGCTACTTGCAGGATCAACTGCTGCCCCTCAGCAAACAGAGAGAGTACCAGGAGAAGGAGATCCAACGCCTCAACAGG GCTTTAGAAGAAGCCTTAAACCTGCACACCCCTTCATCCTCCCAACAACCGCCTGGCCAGGGTAACTTTGCCGATGCAGCCAATAACCTGAAGAAACAGGAACTGCTCACTCAAATTGCTGTACTAAAGGAACAG GTGAAAATCTTTGAAGAAGACTTCAGAAAAGAGCGGAGTGACAGGGAGCGAATgaatgaggaaaaagaagacTTGAGGCGACAAGTTGAGAGACTGCAGGGTCAGATTACTAATTTGACCAATCAG CTTCATCAGGCACAAAACGAGTGTCAGAGAGAACGCACAGAGAGGTGTAAACTGGAGCGACTGCAGATGCAGCATCACAAACAG GGGCAGCAGCAGGAAAGACGTACCTCAGACCCCACGTCAGGCTCAGTGAACGGCCCGCTGAGCCCTCCCTACTGTGGTCCCTTTGTGCAGGTGGGACCGCAGGGCCTTGAGGGCTGGCCCATACACTTCCCTCCCCGGATGCCCAATGCAGCCGCAGCCGCCGCAGCACCGCCCCCTGTACGAGACTTCCAGCCTGTTACCCCG GGTTTTCCTTGGCAGTCGTCATTCCCACAGTCCAGAGGGGCCAGAGCAGTAGGGGAGAGTTCAAGACCACCACCAGAGAATGCAG atcagtctgcagcagcagcagcagcagcagcagctgcagccgcAGCAGCAGGATTTGGAAAAAGGGAGCGACAGAACATTGACCCTGGAAAGCACTAA